In the Hevea brasiliensis isolate MT/VB/25A 57/8 chromosome 8, ASM3005281v1, whole genome shotgun sequence genome, gaaaatttgaaataaatctTCTTGTATCTGATAGAAGTATCTGATAGGTGCACCCCTTCTTTGTTCTTAGCATTGAATGAgattttgagaaatgaaatggaagAGTTTGTGGCATAGGTTTTGACGCGCTATAATTAGTAATACTTGTGTGTTAAAATGATAATAAGCTGTGACTATAGGATAGATGACAAATCAACCAAAAAAGGATGTTAAGAatgtgagatttttttttttccttggttATCCTGGTGTCAAGAATATGGAATTAGAAGGAAATAAGGAAGTCTATATGCATTTGTAAATGCATGCCAAATCAATTAGTGGGGTGGTTAGCTGGAGGATCCTGCTTACTGGTATCTACTGTTCCTTTAAATTATTAATGTGCATATTGATTTACTAGAATATGCATAGATGGTTAAGAATTGTTCTTAAATTTTGAGGTTCAATAGTTTATAATTCCCTTTTCCTATAATAGAAAGCAAGGTCTGTGATGTCATCTCATAAGGGGGAAAAAGGAGGATGTAGTCTTATCCCAATAATTGTTTTGGAATTTTTTGCGTTTGAGCAataagaaatagttattgtgagTTCCTTTGATTTTATCTTGTAAATAATAAGGGTTCGCAGTTCGCACCTCCTTCATTCTCTCTATATTATTCTCATCTTTGTTTACATAaagaataaagtaaaataaaataaattgtcATGTTATGAAGTGGAAAAAATAATACTTCTTTGTTCTCTGTCTCTCTCTGTTCTTGAAGGGATCTTCACTTGTGGAAAGTCCTGGAGGTGAAGATTCATCATCAAATATGGATGAATCAATAGATCCAGATGGAGATGCTGAGGTGGAAGGAAAGGGACCAGAGGTGAAAGTAGAGGATCCTGAGCAGCGATATGGCTCTGTCAAAGAGAAGCATGAGGCAGAGGAGGATGGGGATGATGaggaagaggaggaagaagaggaagagaatGAGATGGAGATTCAAAAGAAAGGGAAGGTTGAAACATCAGAGCAATCAGAGTTTGCTGATAGATCAGGAGAGGAGCCCAATCAACAATCTCAACCTGGACTAGCAGAGAATGCAGGTGCGGTGGGCCAAACACATCCTGAGAAGGGACATGCAATAGGGCAGCATGAGGAAGTAACTCCAACAGTTGAGCAAAATAAGAATAAGGTaattaatttgataaattttattgaTGTTTGCATGTGCGGGCTTGCAAAACCAGCTTGCTTAGCATATTGATGACATGGGAAACCTAGCATGTGTGGGTCGATAGATTTTGTTTTTTGGTCAATAGgccttttatcccaaaaataaaataatttaattcatccATATCATCATGCCACATCAGAAGGAGCCTGCACCTTTAGGATACCTATTCACAAAATTGTAAATTTGAAATCAATCCAAAAAaatgacaaaattaaaaagatTAGCTAAAATTGATAATTTGAGATTTTTGCCCCCTAATTTTACAGTGGGCATACATGGTTAAAAAGTTAGGGTAACTGACTCCATGAATTTACATGGTTACAGGAATCACAAGAAAAACACAAGGCTATAATGTTTGAGAAGTTTGATTCTGAAAATCCAATGCTTCTGAGTCTGTGCAGAACTCTGTTTCCTGACAACCATAAATCTGTATGGACTGGGCCTCACTCACTGTTTCAGCGTGAAGGTTCTACTCGTGGAAGTTCTATTCATGCTGCCATTGAAACTTTGATGTAGGTAGTTTTTGATAACTTATCATTGCCCTACAAAGGATCTGAAGCTATCTTATGGCTGTCTATATCAAATATAACGTTCCAGGGTGGCGTGTTTGATATGCATGCTTAGATACAAATGGAATTTCTGGTAGTTAGCGGTACTTGTCAACTGAGGATAATCTTCTCTGGTAAAGTTAGGGTGGAATGACATACCTCAAGATCGACAAAATGACCTTGATTTACAATCTGAGTCTGCATGTTTTAGTTATCTTTTGGTGATGTGGGAAGATACAATGGTATTTCTTATTGTGAAAAGTGAAAACACATTCATATTAGAAGCTGTAATGACTTCATGTTGAGCAAGGATTCTTATAGGGTATTATTGCTGGAAACAGCAACTTGTACAACTGTATATAGTTCATCCTTCTTATTTCCATGCATACTGTTTGTTCCTTTTCATTTCTACATGAACTGCAGCGTGCAAGGTGGAAGCCTGGGAAATCCAAACCATGCCCCACAAGGATTAAAAAGATGGCAGGAGTCGCTTAATGAGCTGAAACCAAAGTTACAACTGTTAACCTGTCTGATCAAGCTTGGTCAGATTTTCCAAAATAGAAATTTGTCAAATTGTCCTGAATCCAAATTCTTCCAATTCCTTGGTTAATACAACTAGGGGGAAGAAAATGGTAAAATATTATAGATTCCCAAAAATATTTCAACCATTTCTCGATATTCGTTAAAAATCAAATGCAAGCTTATCTAACAAATTTACAATGTGTAGACATTTTCATCCAGGCAGTCGCAGAGATGTATTCCATTCCCATTGGTAGAAACGGATTTTCTGAATATAGCATTACAAAAACCTGGAATTTTGTTTTCGTTGTACGTGTTTTGTacattaaattaaattcaaatcgTTGAAGATACCAAAATTGAAATTGACATTTGCTAATGTTAAACACACTCTTGACATTCTAGAGAAACAAACCAAACTGGAAGAGAATCTGTGCAAGCAAAGTGGAATGAATCTCTCTGCAAGCAATTGAGTGCCTTGATCCAATTTCCATCCATCAAGATGCGTTTAAATTTTCTGATGGAACATAAATCCTTGCTACGTATCAAATCTGTAAATTCATTATGTGTTTCTGAAAAAACCATATTTATCAGTAATCATGGTAGATCATAATTTACATGCCCAAGGTAGAGACCACAAGCAGGAGCCATAGGACTAGCCGCCATCACAGACTTGGCATTCAGTACTCTTTCCACTGGCAAAACAGAATTATGTAATGCAAAGATCAGTTTCAAACAAGACAAGAATAAACTGCAATGCATAAAAATATTCAAATGCGTATAACACAGAAATTCAGACCATCTGAAATTGTGAGATCTCCAGTGCCAACGGATTTGAGAACACCAACAAGTAGTCGAACCTGAAAAGATTCAACTGAAGTATAAGTCCATAGATCACAAAAGGGCTCAAACTAGAACTAAAAGTTGAAATTCTACAATATTGCTATTAGTTACAAAGGTCACAGTCAACTAAACAAGAGGCAACTTTATAATAAACAAATTTGCAAACACCATCATACTAATTTAAATTCTCAAATTAGTTGTGAGAATAGCATACTTAAAATAATCAATTGGTTTCCCtattcaaaacttaaaatttaaagaattaatGAACTTAAGAATGAGTTCAAAAGTAAAATCCTAGCACCAAAATATATCCCAGAAACATAAGAAATAGAAAGGTTAACACAAACCTGGTGGTAAAGAAAAGAGCGGGCACGTGCTGTTACAACAAAGCAACGATGTCTTCTCCTTATACCAAATCCTAGATCCTCACTGTAGGAGCCCCCTGAAATGTTAATGTCAGAAATAGATCCGCTAGTCATGTCAGTCTGAAAATTTTTGCAGCATGAATCTTCCCCTTGAAAACCTTTCTTTTCCCTCTCTATGATTGATGGAAAATATGGAGTTGAAGCCACCTCAGAAACAGAAAGTTCATCTAACGTTCTGATGGGTGATTTTGCCTGTAAATATTAAGTGCTTGTACAACTTTAAAATAGTTTTTGGAAAAAGTTAGAAATCTCTCACATAAGGatttttacttaaaaaaattgCATTTCACATATAACAGAAAGAAATGGAGTTCAAAGAATAACTAGGGAAAaaagacttaaaaaaaaaatgagcaGCATATATCTTCTGATGATTCCATGGTCCAACATTGGCTAGGAACTGGAGTCTAACTGTAATAGTTTGGTTATTTAGCTGGTTCAAGCCAAGCCCTCGATACAAAGTTTTCCCAAATATTAAACCAAAAACATTGTAACTATAATGCACTGGGTAACATGAAGAAATTCGATTATCTTTGAAATCCAAAAATAGCCCTCAAGTTTTCCCAAATATCAAACCATATATTAACAAAATTGTATTCAACATTGGGTTGCTATGATGACAGCCATAACCaacttaaaaattataaaaaaaaaaaaaaaaaccctctgTTGGCACATGCATCCTGCCCTGCCATAACATTCTATATGCATGGGCTTAATAAAGGTCAAAACATTAATAAGATTACATTGTACCAATAAGTACCTATTAATATTATGAGCACTGAAAAGTCTTTGGAAAATAAGGCATCTTTTTTCTACATACTAAAGTATTAAATTAGCTCATATGAATAAAGAAATTGGGGTAAAAAGAACCCATTTACAAGACAAGGAATAACCTGACAACCAGACGCCCTGAAGGAACTGAAATCATGATGTCCAACAAGAATTTTGCATGCTTCCTGCATGAATATCAGTCACTTATATTCTTTACTGACAGAGAGAATCAATGACTGGGTAAAACAAGGGCACATAAACTGTTTGATAATATTTAGCTAACCTGCATAGCAACTAGATCTAGTTTTTCAGGTACGTGCCATGCCCGATCTTTCTCAAAGGTAGACAAAGGCTCTGGTCCAGATAACAATCGGTAGaagtacctttttttttttttcattaaaattcAAAACATTTATCCTCTGAAATACAAGTTATTAATAGTCTGGTACAACAAAAGTAGAGGTATGACCCATGATAGCATACATTGACATCTAAAAGGTTTAAGTGGAATTGGTGGATGCTCATACTTTGAACAAGGCTTAAATTGAATATGCCATTATATCAGCTAATTAATGTATTCCTCATGATGTTATCCATTTTCTTTTAAGACAATTTAAATCTATTAATACCTACGTGCGTTCCTGAGCTTTAAATCTGGCATGGAAATCAGCTGGAACACATTGAACATCAATCACCATAATATCACCTTCATTCTTCTGACAAACCAAAATGAAAATGTGAGGAGCTTTAGTACACTAGCACATAAAATTAATAGAACATGTGGATAAATGAATCAGATCAAGCCACACGTCACTCAGTAAGTTATACAGCACCCAGCATGATTGGAACTCATAAAAATAGGCTACCAGGACAAAAATTAATTCCCAAATTATAGAAACACAAGCACATGATCCTGTCACGACTAATCAGTGCATAATGCAGGAACTTCTACAGATGATGAAAATAATAATTGACTAAAAAGCCACTAGATGATGGTTCATATCgctaataacagaaataaatgtaAGCAGTTCTTTAACAGTAAAGCATAAATGTTTTATGGCAAAGAAAGGAAACCCTTGTCCTCAAGACTGCCAAGGTGCCTTGGGCAGGTAGAAGCAAGTTGAGTTTGCATCATGATGAAGCCACATCAGGATCTCACCCTACTTGTGATTCACCCACTAACTTAATGATCACAAGTGAGGCCAAAGAAGCATCAAATATTTCTCATGAGATCCATGGAACAGTTATAGATGAAATCCCTATCTATGACTGCAGACATTTGTAAATCTCATCAAAATATATTGTACTTGTTGTTATCAAAGGCGTGCTTGAGGTGC is a window encoding:
- the LOC110642500 gene encoding uncharacterized protein LOC110642500, translated to MTETAKHSLDSASAESPTRPSKISKTQDFRDHDDDELLESSVVTKPMSPNPRLQRYLVAIEYIGTRFSGSQKQLNCRTVVGVLEEAFHKFIGQPVSVSLSSRTDAGVHALSNVCHVDVERISKRKPDEVLPPHEPAVVRRAVNHFLQKNEGDIMVIDVQCVPADFHARFKAQERTYFYRLLSGPEPLSTFEKDRAWHVPEKLDLVAMQEACKILVGHHDFSSFRASGCQAKSPIRTLDELSVSEVASTPYFPSIIEREKKGFQGEDSCCKNFQTDMTSGSISDINISGGSYSEDLGFGIRRRHRCFVVTARARSFLYHQVRLLVGVLKSVGTGDLTISDVERVLNAKSVMAASPMAPACGLYLGHVNYDLP